Proteins encoded within one genomic window of Panicum virgatum strain AP13 chromosome 1N, P.virgatum_v5, whole genome shotgun sequence:
- the LOC120655814 gene encoding zinc finger BED domain-containing protein 3-like, protein MLTPLFSAAMEPQSGERELQLLLLPTTTPLDAAFHAPPPPASPSDHPQLDLSLSISIESPPAPQPPPPPPPAAAAADQIKKVAAGAAADVQALKRQAAEQARMASAERAYAERVLELARRELELAEREFARARAIWESARGEVEKVERVKAMAARRIAAGSAAALEITCHACMQRFHP, encoded by the coding sequence ATGCTCACTCCCCTCTTCTCAGCGGCCATGGAGCCCCAGAGTGGCGAGAGGGAGCTCCAGCTTCTCCTCCTCCCCACAACGACGCCTCTCGACGCCGCCTTccacgcccctccgccgccggccagccccTCCGACCACCCGCAGCTGGACCTGAGCCTGTCCATCAGCATTGAATCACCGCCTgcaccccagccgccgccgccgccgccgccagcagccgCCGCTGCTGACCAGATCAAGAAGGTTgcagcgggggcggcggcggacgtgcAGGCGCTGAAGCGgcaggcggcggagcaggcCCGGATGGCGTCGGCGGAGCGGGCGTACGCGGAGCGCGTGTTGGAGCTGGCGCGGCGGGAGCTGGAGCTGGCGGAGCGGGAGTTCGCGCGGGCGCGGGCCATCTGGGAGAGCGCCCGCGGCGAGGTGGAGAAGGTGGAGCGCGTCAAGGCGATGGCGGCGCGCCGgatcgccgccggatccgccgcggCGCTCGAGATCACCTGCCACGCCTGCATGCAGCGCTTCCACCCTTAA